A stretch of the Gemmatimonas sp. UBA7669 genome encodes the following:
- a CDS encoding S9 family peptidase: MRLLRLALLVAPGLLAAQPRGLDDTDIMRLKGVGGVAMSPDGQKVLYTVTAWEHPNARGDTALGDRHERRSHVYLVSASGGVAKQLTYGERGESQPSWSPDSRSVAFVAARGSGTGDDAPRPQLWLLPADGGEARQLTTLREGVSSYTWSPDGQRIALVSRDSLTRDEEARRRRRDDPQVYEGDLRMNHLWVVDVASGTATKITSGAYTVSGAPSWSPDGRTLAFSASPTPLIRDERRDAYVVDIASKAVTRISSEADVESTPQFSPDGSRLAFTQLPHEFAPHKDGIPPRTLRNARLVTYELATKTFTNHARPDFDVSVGQPRWSPDGSEIWFTASDRAYQSLYAYSMAGRNYSKRSANVLVAGVSPDARGTRLALVLDTPQLPPEVYVQEGSTWAPKQLTTTNAWLAERRLGESRVMTWKSKDGREVEGVLLLPVGYSAGQKVPLLVSAHGGPTGVHTNGFKGGTSPGQTWAARGWAVLYPNPRGSTGYGEWWMRANTNDWGGGDYRDIMTGVDALISQGIADSSRMAFEGWSYGGYMTSWVVSQTGRFKAAMMGAGLPSLLSMAGTTDIPGYINTFFGQPQYDGSIVNANIRKFLERSAVSYSDKVTTPLLILHGAADERVPIGQPMEFYRALKDRGKTTELVFYPREGHGLTEYYHQLDRMKREYEWMARFTLGQGQRQAM; the protein is encoded by the coding sequence ATGCGACTACTCAGGCTCGCCCTCCTCGTCGCGCCTGGCCTCCTTGCGGCCCAGCCCCGCGGCCTCGACGACACCGACATCATGCGCCTCAAGGGCGTCGGCGGGGTCGCCATGTCCCCCGATGGCCAGAAGGTGCTCTACACTGTCACGGCATGGGAGCATCCCAACGCGCGCGGTGATACGGCCCTCGGCGATCGCCACGAACGCCGCTCGCACGTGTATCTGGTATCCGCCTCGGGCGGTGTCGCCAAGCAGCTCACCTACGGGGAGCGCGGCGAATCCCAGCCCAGCTGGTCACCCGACAGTCGCAGCGTGGCGTTTGTGGCGGCGCGCGGCAGCGGCACCGGCGACGACGCACCGCGTCCGCAGCTCTGGCTGCTCCCGGCCGATGGCGGCGAAGCGCGGCAGCTCACCACGCTGCGCGAAGGGGTATCGAGCTACACCTGGTCGCCCGACGGCCAGCGCATCGCCCTGGTGTCACGCGACTCGCTCACACGCGACGAGGAAGCGCGTCGTCGACGCCGCGATGATCCGCAGGTGTACGAGGGCGACCTGCGCATGAACCATCTCTGGGTGGTGGACGTGGCGAGCGGCACCGCCACCAAGATCACGAGCGGTGCCTACACCGTGAGTGGCGCACCGAGCTGGTCGCCCGACGGACGCACGCTGGCATTCTCGGCATCCCCCACACCGCTCATCCGCGACGAACGTCGCGATGCGTATGTGGTGGACATTGCCAGCAAGGCCGTCACCAGGATCAGCAGCGAAGCCGATGTCGAAAGCACGCCGCAATTCTCGCCTGACGGGAGCCGCCTGGCGTTCACGCAATTGCCGCACGAGTTCGCGCCACACAAGGACGGCATTCCGCCACGTACGCTGCGCAACGCGCGCCTCGTCACCTACGAGCTGGCCACGAAGACCTTCACCAACCACGCCCGTCCCGATTTCGACGTGAGTGTGGGGCAGCCTCGTTGGTCGCCCGACGGCAGCGAGATCTGGTTCACCGCGTCCGATCGTGCGTATCAGTCGCTCTACGCTTACTCCATGGCGGGCCGGAACTACAGCAAGCGTTCCGCCAACGTGCTGGTGGCTGGCGTGTCGCCCGACGCGCGCGGCACGCGCCTCGCCTTGGTGCTGGACACGCCGCAGCTGCCGCCCGAGGTGTATGTGCAGGAGGGCAGCACCTGGGCGCCGAAGCAGCTCACCACCACCAATGCCTGGCTGGCCGAGCGTCGGCTGGGTGAGTCGCGGGTGATGACCTGGAAGAGCAAGGACGGCCGCGAGGTGGAAGGTGTGCTGCTCCTGCCCGTGGGCTACAGCGCCGGTCAGAAGGTGCCGCTGCTCGTGTCGGCGCACGGTGGACCCACGGGTGTGCACACCAACGGTTTCAAGGGCGGCACCAGCCCCGGCCAGACCTGGGCGGCGCGTGGCTGGGCGGTGCTCTATCCCAACCCGCGTGGTTCGACGGGTTATGGCGAGTGGTGGATGCGTGCCAATACCAACGACTGGGGCGGCGGCGACTACCGCGACATCATGACCGGCGTCGATGCGCTCATTTCGCAGGGTATCGCCGATTCGTCGCGCATGGCGTTTGAGGGCTGGAGCTACGGCGGGTACATGACGAGCTGGGTGGTGTCGCAGACGGGACGCTTCAAGGCGGCCATGATGGGCGCCGGTCTGCCCTCGCTGCTGTCGATGGCCGGCACGACGGACATTCCGGGCTACATCAACACCTTCTTCGGTCAGCCGCAGTACGACGGCAGCATCGTGAACGCCAACATCCGCAAGTTCCTCGAACGCTCGGCGGTGAGCTACAGCGACAAGGTCACCACGCCACTGCTCATTCTGCATGGCGCCGCCGACGAGCGCGTGCCCATTGGCCAGCCCATGGAGTTCTATCGCGCGCTCAAGGACCGCGGCAAGACCACGGAGCTGGTGTTCTACCCGCGCGAGGGGCACGGCCTGACCGAGTACTACCATCAGCTCGACCGCATGAAGCGCGAGTACGAGTGGATGGCGCGCTTCACGCTGGGGCAGGGGCAGCGGCAGGCGATGTAG
- a CDS encoding YifB family Mg chelatase-like AAA ATPase encodes MLAAAPSAAVLGIDALDILVEVHVANGLPQWTLVGLAATAVKESRDRVHAALVNSGFTVPAKRITVSLTPGDTPKQGTSFDLPIALALLAASGQLPAEVLRETCAVGELGLDGQVRAVRGALAVARHVAATSGALLIVPPDNRDEAQRVPNARVVSAHCLAELVDMLRDGRPAALPTRPAHQAQASGHDIPDLGDVVGQDLAVRAVEVAAAGAHNLLLVGPPGAGKTMLARRLPGILPPLDEHEALEVLAIHSVAGLLAPDHAQHHSLSRPFRAPHHSISTAGLVGGGGWPRPGEVSLAHHGVLFLDELSLFPRHTLEALRQPLEDGQVVVARAARAVRFPSRFSLVAASNPCPCGYAGSPDRVCRCTPAELERHRARLSGPLADRIDLHVHVQRVPPEALASQSPRERSADIRARVIAARGIQQARYAHLQTSLGAPLTNATAPARVIAPGARLLPDARALLLRAADRLALSARAYHRVLRVARTMADLDAEEAVHAMHVAEALRFRPVDSEQVAATTEPPGGGVDGPVSRDGVHHAHGP; translated from the coding sequence ATGCTGGCCGCCGCCCCCTCCGCCGCCGTACTCGGCATCGACGCCCTCGACATCCTGGTCGAGGTGCATGTAGCCAATGGGCTACCACAGTGGACGCTGGTGGGGTTGGCCGCGACGGCCGTGAAGGAAAGCCGAGACCGCGTCCACGCGGCGCTGGTCAACAGCGGCTTTACGGTACCTGCCAAACGCATCACGGTGTCGCTCACCCCGGGCGACACCCCGAAGCAAGGCACGAGCTTCGACCTGCCCATCGCCCTCGCGCTGCTCGCGGCCAGCGGACAATTGCCGGCCGAGGTGTTGCGCGAGACCTGCGCGGTGGGCGAGTTGGGGCTCGATGGCCAGGTGCGTGCGGTGCGCGGGGCGCTGGCTGTGGCGCGGCATGTGGCGGCGACCAGCGGCGCCCTGCTCATCGTGCCGCCGGACAACCGTGATGAAGCGCAGCGCGTACCCAACGCACGCGTTGTGTCGGCGCACTGTCTCGCGGAACTCGTGGACATGCTGCGTGATGGCCGCCCGGCGGCGCTGCCAACACGTCCCGCTCACCAGGCACAGGCAAGCGGCCACGATATCCCGGACCTGGGGGACGTGGTGGGGCAGGACCTGGCGGTGCGCGCCGTCGAAGTGGCGGCAGCGGGTGCGCACAATCTCCTGCTTGTTGGTCCACCGGGTGCGGGCAAGACCATGCTCGCCCGACGCCTGCCGGGCATTCTGCCGCCCCTCGATGAGCACGAGGCGCTGGAGGTGCTCGCCATTCACTCCGTGGCCGGATTGCTCGCGCCCGATCACGCGCAGCACCACAGTCTGTCGCGGCCATTCCGTGCCCCACACCACAGCATCTCCACCGCCGGCCTGGTGGGCGGCGGCGGTTGGCCGCGCCCCGGGGAAGTGAGTCTCGCGCATCATGGTGTGCTGTTCCTCGATGAACTGTCCCTGTTTCCGCGTCACACACTCGAAGCGTTGCGTCAGCCGCTCGAAGACGGGCAGGTGGTGGTGGCCCGCGCTGCCCGCGCCGTGCGCTTCCCCTCGCGCTTCTCGCTCGTGGCCGCCAGCAACCCCTGTCCCTGCGGCTACGCGGGCTCGCCCGACCGCGTCTGTCGTTGCACACCGGCGGAACTCGAACGTCACCGTGCCCGTCTCTCGGGGCCCCTGGCCGATCGCATTGACCTGCATGTGCATGTGCAACGCGTGCCCCCCGAGGCCCTCGCGTCGCAAAGCCCGCGTGAGCGCTCTGCCGACATCCGCGCCCGCGTCATTGCCGCGCGCGGCATTCAGCAGGCGCGCTACGCGCATCTGCAAACGTCACTCGGGGCGCCGCTCACCAATGCCACCGCACCGGCCCGGGTCATTGCACCAGGCGCGCGCCTGCTGCCGGACGCCCGTGCACTCCTGCTGCGCGCCGCCGATCGTCTCGCCCTGTCGGCACGCGCCTATCACCGCGTGCTGCGTGTGGCCCGCACCATGGCCGACCTCGACGCCGAGGAGGCGGTACATGCCATGCACGTGGCCGAAGCGCTGCGCTTCCGGCCCGTGGACAGCGAACAGGTTGCCGCAACGACAGAGCCGCCCGGCGGGGGAGTCGACGGCCCGGTGTCGCGTGACGGCGTCCACCACGCTCACGGGCCGTGA
- a CDS encoding ribbon-helix-helix protein, CopG family: protein MKTTLVLDDTLVARLRREASRSGRSMSEVVEDALRVYLQRRRELPEPPPLPAFDCGVPLVDVAQRDRLYDRMERP from the coding sequence ATGAAAACCACTCTTGTGCTGGACGATACGCTGGTCGCGCGGCTACGCCGGGAAGCGTCGCGCTCGGGGCGCAGCATGTCCGAAGTAGTCGAGGATGCCCTGCGGGTGTACCTCCAGCGGCGCCGCGAGCTGCCCGAACCGCCACCGCTGCCCGCCTTTGACTGCGGCGTGCCCCTGGTCGACGTCGCGCAGCGCGACAGGCTGTACGACCGCATGGAGCGGCCATGA
- a CDS encoding TA system VapC family ribonuclease toxin codes for MFVVDTNVLLHAVNRDAPEHRESLELLTTWRGQHGAWYLTWGIAYEFLRVVTHARVLPRPLTGAQASAWLTTLLESPGLALLVPGERHALVLQEVLRDAKHITGNLWHDAHTVALMREHGVRRVVSYAQDFRRFPGVELLAPADLL; via the coding sequence ATGTTCGTCGTTGACACCAACGTGCTGCTGCACGCCGTCAATCGCGATGCGCCGGAACACCGGGAGTCCCTCGAGCTGCTGACCACCTGGCGGGGGCAGCACGGCGCCTGGTATCTCACCTGGGGCATTGCCTACGAGTTTCTGCGCGTGGTCACGCACGCACGCGTGTTGCCCCGGCCCCTCACCGGGGCCCAAGCCTCGGCCTGGCTGACCACACTGCTGGAGTCGCCGGGGCTCGCCTTGCTGGTACCGGGTGAGCGTCACGCACTCGTGCTGCAGGAGGTCCTGCGTGACGCGAAACACATCACGGGCAACCTCTGGCACGATGCCCACACCGTGGCACTGATGCGAGAGCATGGCGTGCGCCGAGTGGTCAGTTACGCTCAGGATTTCCGTCGCTTCCCGGGGGTTGAACTGCTCGCGCCGGCCGACCTGCTCTGA
- a CDS encoding sigma-54-dependent transcriptional regulator has protein sequence MTRRILVIDDEPGIRQALGQLLEYEGFEVRTASNGTEGITQYDVFRPQLVFLDVKMAGLDGLEVLKRLRQADPEATVVMISGHATIQTAVEATQLGAYDILEKPLDTDRVLVLLRNAFENRQLSEENARLRETIESRYEIVGRSFGIRALLDRIDKVAATPARVLITGENGTGKELVARAIHRGSPRAKKPFVEVNCAAIPSELIESELFGHMKGSFTGAISDRAGKFEQADGGTLFLDEIGDMSSSAQAKVLRVLQDGVVTRIGGSKPVQVDVRVLAATNKNLEEEIAANRFREDLYYRLNVVPITVPALRERREDIPLLVTHFLQQLAARDGLPARRISDEALQRLAELEWQGNVRELRNTVERLVILASGSTIAAADVERLVGRRTAEPSGLGNLLDIATFEEFKQAAERAYLLAKLRAFDWNVSETARVLDMPRSNLYKKIERYQLQRETTE, from the coding sequence ATGACGCGACGCATCCTCGTCATTGACGATGAGCCGGGCATTCGCCAGGCCCTCGGCCAGTTGCTCGAATACGAAGGCTTCGAGGTTCGCACGGCCAGCAACGGCACGGAAGGCATCACGCAGTACGACGTCTTCCGCCCGCAACTCGTGTTTCTCGACGTCAAGATGGCGGGGCTCGACGGGCTCGAGGTCCTCAAGCGTCTGCGTCAGGCCGACCCCGAGGCCACCGTCGTCATGATCAGCGGGCACGCCACCATCCAGACCGCGGTGGAAGCCACGCAGCTCGGCGCGTATGACATTCTCGAGAAGCCGCTCGACACCGATCGTGTGCTCGTGCTGCTGCGCAATGCCTTCGAGAATCGGCAGCTCAGCGAAGAAAACGCGCGGCTGCGCGAAACCATCGAGTCGCGCTACGAAATCGTGGGGCGCAGCTTCGGCATTCGCGCTCTGCTCGATCGCATCGACAAGGTGGCGGCCACGCCGGCGCGTGTGCTCATCACGGGGGAGAACGGCACCGGCAAGGAACTGGTGGCCCGTGCCATTCATCGCGGGTCGCCACGGGCCAAGAAGCCCTTCGTGGAAGTCAACTGTGCCGCCATTCCGAGTGAGCTCATCGAGAGCGAGCTGTTTGGCCACATGAAAGGCTCGTTCACCGGCGCCATCAGTGACCGCGCCGGCAAGTTCGAGCAGGCCGACGGTGGCACGCTCTTTCTCGACGAAATCGGCGACATGTCGTCGAGCGCGCAGGCCAAGGTGTTGCGCGTGCTGCAGGACGGCGTGGTGACACGCATCGGTGGCAGCAAGCCCGTGCAGGTGGACGTGCGCGTGCTCGCTGCCACCAACAAGAATCTCGAGGAAGAAATCGCGGCCAATCGTTTCCGCGAGGATCTCTACTACCGGCTCAACGTGGTGCCCATTACCGTGCCGGCCCTGCGCGAGCGCCGCGAAGACATTCCGCTGCTGGTCACGCATTTCCTCCAGCAACTCGCGGCGCGTGACGGTCTGCCGGCGCGGCGCATCAGTGACGAAGCGCTGCAGCGCCTCGCGGAACTCGAGTGGCAGGGCAACGTGCGCGAGCTCCGCAACACGGTGGAGCGTCTCGTCATCCTGGCCAGCGGGTCCACCATTGCGGCGGCCGATGTGGAGCGTCTGGTGGGCCGCCGCACGGCGGAGCCGTCAGGACTTGGCAACCTGCTGGATATTGCCACGTTCGAGGAGTTCAAGCAGGCCGCCGAGCGGGCGTACCTGCTGGCCAAGCTGCGCGCGTTTGACTGGAACGTGTCGGAAACGGCCCGCGTGCTCGACATGCCGCGTTCCAACCTGTACAAGAAGATCGAGCGCTATCAGTTGCAGCGGGAAACGACGGAGTGA
- a CDS encoding aldehyde dehydrogenase family protein has translation MTHFKNFIGGQWKAPSTGAYFENRNPADTRDLIGQFPASGVADVEEAVASAQRGFAQWKRTPPPARGDVLRRVGDLLAARKEELADIMTREMGKPLAETRGDVQEGIDTAYYAATEGRRLFGHTVPSELANKWAMSMRRPIGVCGLITPFNFPLAIPTWKAFPALLCGNAVILKPAEDVPHTATVLVEILLEAGLPPEVVQLVHGMGEVVGKALVEHPQVPVISFTGSTETGRFVGETCGRMHKRLSLEMGGKNAQIVLDDADLDLALDGVLWGAFGTTGQRCTATSRLILQDGIHDAFVERLVARAATLRLGDGRKAGTDVGPLVNEAAREKVERYIGVGREQGATLALGGARATGTQDGRDLDHGYFFQPTIFTGVTAGSRLDQEEIFGPVLSVIRVGSVDEAFAVNNGVRYGLSSSVYTRNVNVAFRALQELDNGITYVNAPTIGAEAHLPFGGVKETGNGHREGGWEVYEFYSETKVGYVDYSGALQRAQIDNY, from the coding sequence ATGACTCACTTCAAGAACTTCATCGGCGGCCAGTGGAAGGCGCCGAGCACGGGCGCGTACTTCGAGAACCGCAATCCGGCCGATACGCGTGATCTGATTGGGCAGTTCCCGGCCTCTGGTGTAGCCGATGTCGAGGAGGCGGTGGCCAGTGCGCAGCGTGGCTTTGCGCAGTGGAAGCGCACCCCGCCGCCGGCCCGCGGCGATGTGCTGCGTCGGGTGGGCGACCTGCTCGCGGCGCGCAAGGAAGAACTCGCCGACATCATGACCCGCGAAATGGGCAAGCCGCTCGCGGAAACGCGTGGCGACGTGCAGGAAGGCATCGACACGGCCTACTACGCCGCCACGGAAGGCCGTCGACTGTTCGGGCACACGGTGCCCAGCGAACTGGCCAACAAGTGGGCCATGAGCATGCGCCGTCCCATTGGCGTCTGCGGGCTCATCACGCCGTTCAACTTCCCGCTGGCCATTCCGACCTGGAAGGCCTTCCCGGCGCTGCTCTGCGGCAACGCGGTCATTCTCAAGCCGGCAGAAGACGTTCCGCACACCGCCACCGTGCTGGTCGAGATTCTGCTCGAGGCCGGCCTGCCGCCCGAAGTGGTGCAGTTGGTGCACGGCATGGGCGAAGTGGTGGGCAAGGCCCTTGTCGAACATCCGCAGGTGCCGGTCATTTCGTTTACGGGCAGCACGGAAACCGGTCGCTTTGTGGGCGAGACCTGTGGTCGCATGCACAAGCGGCTGTCACTCGAGATGGGTGGCAAGAACGCACAGATCGTGCTCGACGATGCCGACCTCGATCTCGCGCTCGATGGCGTGCTCTGGGGCGCCTTTGGTACGACGGGGCAGCGCTGCACGGCCACCAGTCGCCTCATTCTGCAGGACGGCATTCATGATGCCTTCGTCGAGCGTCTCGTGGCGCGCGCGGCCACGCTGCGGCTTGGCGACGGACGCAAGGCCGGCACCGACGTGGGACCGCTGGTCAACGAAGCCGCGCGCGAAAAGGTCGAGCGCTACATCGGCGTCGGCCGCGAGCAGGGTGCCACGCTGGCGCTCGGCGGCGCGCGCGCCACGGGCACGCAGGATGGTCGCGATCTCGATCACGGCTACTTCTTCCAGCCCACCATCTTCACCGGTGTCACGGCGGGCTCACGTCTCGATCAGGAAGAGATTTTCGGTCCGGTGCTGTCCGTCATCCGTGTGGGGAGCGTGGACGAAGCTTTCGCCGTCAACAACGGCGTACGGTATGGCCTCTCCAGCAGCGTGTACACGCGTAACGTGAACGTGGCCTTCCGCGCCCTGCAGGAGCTCGATAACGGCATCACCTACGTGAATGCGCCGACCATCGGTGCCGAGGCGCATCTGCCGTTCGGCGGCGTCAAGGAAACGGGCAACGGACATCGCGAAGGGGGCTGGGAGGTCTACGAGTTTTATTCGGAGACGAAGGTCGGCTACGTCGACTACTCGGGCGCGCTGCAGCGCGCACAGATCGACAACTACTGA
- the lepB gene encoding signal peptidase I, which produces MRPAATRERRDEALRAANRGSSRLGTSRSGGRGGWRSGWRGAGASPGDGARGTRWKPVLLLAVLFFVVARMLLLEAVHVSSSSMTPALQPGDYVLVSRVGYASTVPFTTWRLPFSREVSRNQVLVFNWPPDPSQVYVKRVVGRAGDTVRVNGAPVVVPPGHSYVLGDKRDDSLDSRHWGVVPDSHVRGVAWRVYFSVTPGATPWWQRIRWERVGRAVQ; this is translated from the coding sequence GTGCGGCCAGCGGCCACCCGGGAGCGTCGCGACGAAGCCCTGCGCGCCGCCAATCGTGGATCGTCCCGTCTGGGCACATCCCGATCGGGCGGCCGTGGTGGTTGGCGTAGTGGCTGGCGTGGCGCGGGCGCGTCGCCCGGCGACGGCGCTCGTGGCACACGATGGAAGCCGGTGCTTCTGCTGGCCGTGCTGTTCTTCGTGGTGGCCCGCATGCTGCTGCTCGAAGCCGTCCACGTGTCCTCGTCCAGCATGACACCGGCGCTGCAGCCGGGGGACTATGTGCTGGTGTCGCGTGTGGGCTACGCGTCGACCGTACCGTTCACCACCTGGCGCCTGCCGTTCAGCCGGGAGGTGTCACGCAATCAGGTGCTGGTGTTCAACTGGCCACCCGATCCGTCGCAGGTGTACGTGAAGCGCGTGGTGGGCCGAGCGGGTGACACTGTGCGGGTGAACGGTGCGCCGGTGGTCGTGCCGCCGGGCCATTCGTACGTCCTTGGCGACAAACGGGACGATTCGCTCGACAGTCGGCATTGGGGGGTGGTGCCCGACAGTCATGTACGCGGCGTGGCATGGCGTGTGTACTTCAGCGTTACGCCGGGCGCAACACCGTGGTGGCAGCGCATCAGGTGGGAACGGGTTGGACGCGCGGTGCAGTAG
- a CDS encoding sigma-70 family RNA polymerase sigma factor: protein MAVTPPKKKASYEEGSLDQYLRDISAYPLISREEEAELARRIRVGDQEALDKLVRSNLRFVVSVAKKYQNQGVSLSDLINEGNLGLIRAAHKFDETKGIKFISYAVWWIRQAILQALAEQSRIVRVPLNRAGTLHRIGKRANALLQELGREATHAEIADGMDITEEEVAKTMSISQVHLSLDAPLTPGEDNRLLDYLPDTLHPNPEDQTFDKALTEAIEESLGSLKERESKILRLYFGIDETEPMTLEEIGAQLGITRERVRQIKEKALSRLRHVSRSKSLESFLG, encoded by the coding sequence ATGGCTGTCACTCCCCCGAAGAAGAAGGCGTCGTACGAGGAAGGCTCCCTCGATCAGTATCTCCGCGACATCAGCGCCTATCCGCTGATCTCCCGTGAGGAAGAAGCAGAGCTCGCACGACGAATTCGGGTGGGAGATCAGGAAGCGCTCGACAAGCTGGTGCGGTCGAATCTTCGCTTCGTCGTCAGCGTGGCCAAGAAGTATCAGAATCAGGGCGTGTCGCTGTCCGACCTGATCAATGAGGGCAACCTCGGCCTCATTCGCGCCGCGCACAAGTTCGACGAAACCAAGGGCATCAAGTTCATCTCGTATGCCGTGTGGTGGATTCGTCAGGCCATCCTGCAGGCGCTGGCCGAGCAGTCGCGCATCGTGCGGGTGCCGCTCAATCGTGCGGGTACGCTGCACCGCATCGGCAAGCGCGCCAATGCGCTGCTGCAGGAGCTGGGGCGCGAGGCCACGCATGCCGAAATCGCCGACGGCATGGACATCACCGAAGAAGAGGTGGCCAAGACCATGTCCATCTCCCAGGTGCACCTGTCGCTCGATGCGCCGCTCACGCCGGGCGAGGACAATCGCCTGCTGGACTACTTGCCGGACACGCTGCATCCCAACCCGGAAGACCAGACCTTCGACAAGGCGCTCACCGAGGCCATTGAGGAATCGCTGGGCAGCCTCAAGGAGCGCGAGTCCAAGATTCTGCGGCTGTACTTCGGCATCGACGAAACCGAGCCCATGACGCTCGAGGAGATCGGCGCGCAGTTGGGCATCACGCGCGAGCGCGTGCGGCAGATCAAGGAAAAGGCGCTGTCGCGCCTGCGCCACGTGAGCCGTTCCAAGTCGCTCGAGAGCTTCCTCGGCTGA
- a CDS encoding YajQ family cyclic di-GMP-binding protein, which produces MASTYSFDVTTGCDLQEVDNAVNQAQKEVMQRFDFKGSHVLIDFQRSENLIKLEAEGDMRSDALLDVIRSKLIKRGVSVKNLDITDPKPGSGEIQRREIKLKMALDSETAKKVSAAIKEAKLKKVTSSIQGEQVRVSSPDKDALQECMTLLRKGDFGVELQFGNYR; this is translated from the coding sequence ATGGCATCGACCTATTCGTTCGACGTGACCACCGGCTGCGACCTGCAGGAGGTCGACAACGCCGTCAATCAGGCGCAGAAGGAAGTGATGCAGCGCTTCGACTTCAAGGGCTCGCATGTGCTGATTGATTTTCAGCGCAGCGAGAACCTCATCAAGCTCGAGGCCGAGGGTGACATGCGCAGCGATGCGCTGCTGGACGTCATCCGCAGCAAGCTGATCAAGCGCGGCGTGTCGGTGAAGAATCTTGACATCACCGACCCCAAGCCCGGCAGCGGCGAAATCCAGCGTCGCGAGATCAAGCTCAAGATGGCCCTCGACAGCGAGACAGCCAAAAAGGTGAGCGCGGCCATCAAGGAGGCCAAGCTCAAGAAGGTCACCTCGTCCATCCAGGGCGAACAGGTGCGCGTGAGCAGTCCCGACAAAGACGCGCTGCAGGAGTGCATGACCCTGCTGCGCAAGGGCGACTTCGGCGTGGAGCTGCAGTTCGGGAATTATCGCTGA
- a CDS encoding S8 family serine peptidase, translated as MSTGSAAAKDTIAPLYGKDHPKRIRGSYIVRFHQGVDAARSTEALVRKFGLKPQQVLRSLGGFWGEIPDARIEELRRDPAVKYIEADVAIELQQPGVVTQTSAPMWLDRMDQRTLPLNGSYSYSVTGAGVNIWIVDNGVDMYDAELSGRVSTTHQFSFNGQNPHQTCSTTQDGGTHGTAMARFAAGTTSGPAKGATVFSARVNVVGACKTLSSAAASSAMEYIADYSPRPAVINYSAAKDCSWIFCGNTVDDAVNYAMGKGVTVVVSAGNGNDDQVPQNACGFSPAHVGGALTVAASIQNTDTLANYSNYGSCVDLIAPVAQGMGTSGAAALTSGVAALHLQLYPSAGAATVNAAVLDRVTNGAIFALPSGTPNKLLYAPQLALNSSIPGPVLIGPSSYCSWSAFHTGGQPPYTYQWKRDGSIVTFAQAYSVGPAGNSGFSLELLVTDAIGRTHTSFKSIAINPSDYSFSCVQ; from the coding sequence GTGAGTACGGGCAGCGCAGCCGCGAAAGACACGATCGCGCCACTGTACGGCAAGGATCACCCGAAGCGCATTCGCGGCAGCTACATCGTGCGCTTCCATCAGGGTGTTGATGCTGCTCGATCCACGGAAGCACTTGTCCGAAAGTTTGGCCTCAAGCCTCAGCAAGTATTGAGGAGCCTAGGCGGATTCTGGGGTGAAATTCCCGACGCGCGCATCGAGGAACTGCGCCGCGACCCTGCCGTCAAGTACATCGAGGCCGATGTGGCCATCGAACTTCAGCAGCCCGGCGTGGTCACCCAAACTTCCGCGCCGATGTGGCTGGACCGCATGGATCAGCGGACCTTGCCGCTGAACGGAAGCTACAGCTACTCCGTTACCGGTGCCGGCGTGAATATCTGGATCGTTGATAATGGCGTCGATATGTATGACGCTGAGCTAAGCGGACGAGTATCGACGACCCATCAGTTCTCGTTCAATGGACAGAACCCGCACCAAACATGCTCGACCACGCAGGATGGAGGCACCCACGGGACGGCAATGGCGCGTTTCGCAGCGGGGACGACTTCAGGCCCCGCCAAGGGTGCGACGGTATTCTCGGCACGCGTGAACGTCGTAGGCGCGTGCAAGACGCTTAGCTCTGCCGCAGCCTCTTCCGCGATGGAGTACATAGCTGACTACAGTCCGCGCCCAGCAGTGATCAACTACAGTGCCGCAAAGGACTGCAGCTGGATTTTCTGCGGCAACACCGTCGATGATGCAGTCAACTATGCCATGGGCAAAGGCGTAACTGTTGTCGTGTCGGCAGGTAACGGCAACGACGACCAAGTTCCGCAGAATGCCTGCGGATTCTCTCCGGCCCACGTGGGAGGTGCCCTCACCGTTGCGGCAAGCATTCAGAATACGGACACCCTCGCCAACTACAGCAACTATGGTTCATGTGTGGACCTCATCGCTCCGGTTGCACAGGGAATGGGCACGTCCGGAGCGGCCGCACTGACGTCTGGTGTGGCAGCACTTCACCTGCAGCTCTACCCTTCAGCGGGAGCAGCCACAGTGAACGCTGCCGTTCTTGACCGGGTGACCAACGGTGCGATCTTCGCGCTGCCCAGCGGAACTCCGAACAAGCTGCTGTATGCTCCTCAGTTGGCCCTCAACTCGAGCATTCCAGGGCCGGTTCTGATCGGGCCATCCAGCTATTGCTCTTGGAGTGCGTTTCACACAGGTGGCCAGCCCCCGTACACATATCAGTGGAAGCGCGACGGGAGCATCGTCACTTTCGCTCAAGCCTACTCCGTTGGCCCGGCAGGGAATAGCGGATTCTCTCTGGAGCTGCTCGTAACTGATGCGATAGGAAGAACGCATACGAGCTTCAAGAGCATCGCCATCAATCCGTCGGACTACTCCTTCAGCTGCGTCCAGTAG